A region of Marnyiella aurantia DNA encodes the following proteins:
- a CDS encoding T9SS type A sorting domain-containing protein, with product MIKKLLSLFLFSVMTSSSYAQFHWLHMNTVYPATAANATINYSIADQQVVWACHWNDQGKVAFTKTTDGGATWQAVPNLQNYSDQFFAVSDLHAVSENLAYMGTRYQLNTGKGRLYKTQNGGQSWTVIKEFQTILTYVHFWDANTGIVVCYPDNSPNSSKKIEIFRTADGGVTWVAKGGALLTSSKPNQIPRYIHDDLGDSFWFGSSEGEMIRTNDRGVTWTVTQTLYDSSHYEFGTKSLGHFQITGANSALYTNYNDGKLYKTTDGFATEQYVGNPGFGQQTYLEKIPNTDILLATGASYGPTSSRGSKYSTDGGVTWHLISNVGRAFPRSAGLNMTIAHGWDGTGGNDDYWRIVKLGGGLPTSPGTPGNPGTPGGPGTPGQPGTGPANPPTTPAEFHFGIYPIPTVDYLYFNSERTNVDYTIWDSAGRLILKGNTLEGKVDVSYFQKGVYHIKVLYEGQEIIKKFIKK from the coding sequence ATGATTAAAAAACTACTTTCTCTATTCCTTTTTTCCGTAATGACATCCAGCAGCTACGCACAGTTTCACTGGCTGCATATGAATACGGTGTATCCTGCCACGGCGGCTAATGCCACGATCAATTACAGCATTGCGGATCAGCAGGTGGTATGGGCCTGTCACTGGAACGATCAGGGTAAAGTGGCTTTTACCAAAACTACAGATGGTGGCGCTACATGGCAGGCAGTTCCAAATCTGCAGAATTATAGTGACCAGTTTTTTGCCGTCTCAGATTTACATGCCGTGTCTGAAAATTTGGCTTATATGGGAACCAGATATCAGTTGAATACCGGCAAGGGCCGTCTGTACAAAACCCAGAACGGCGGACAGTCGTGGACTGTGATTAAGGAATTTCAAACGATTCTGACCTACGTTCATTTTTGGGATGCGAATACGGGAATTGTGGTCTGCTATCCGGACAACAGTCCCAACAGTTCTAAGAAGATAGAAATTTTCCGCACAGCGGATGGTGGTGTAACATGGGTTGCCAAAGGCGGTGCGCTTCTTACTTCATCTAAACCTAACCAAATTCCCCGCTATATCCACGATGACCTGGGAGATTCGTTTTGGTTTGGAAGCAGTGAGGGTGAGATGATCAGGACCAATGACAGGGGCGTGACCTGGACAGTTACGCAGACTCTGTACGATTCCTCCCATTATGAATTCGGAACCAAAAGTTTAGGTCATTTTCAGATTACTGGAGCAAATTCTGCATTATATACCAATTATAACGACGGCAAACTGTACAAAACTACGGATGGCTTTGCCACAGAACAATACGTTGGAAATCCAGGCTTTGGGCAGCAGACTTATCTTGAGAAAATACCGAATACAGACATACTGCTGGCTACCGGCGCTTCCTACGGACCCACCAGTTCGCGAGGTTCCAAATACAGTACAGATGGTGGTGTAACCTGGCACCTCATTAGTAATGTAGGCAGGGCTTTCCCGAGATCAGCTGGTTTAAATATGACTATAGCGCACGGGTGGGACGGTACCGGCGGCAATGATGATTACTGGCGGATCGTAAAACTTGGTGGAGGCCTTCCTACCTCGCCCGGAACACCCGGTAATCCCGGCACGCCGGGAGGTCCAGGTACACCCGGCCAGCCCGGAACCGGACCTGCCAATCCACCCACGACTCCGGCCGAATTTCACTTTGGGATTTATCCAATTCCAACGGTTGATTATCTGTACTTCAACTCCGAGCGGACTAACGTTGATTATACCATCTGGGATTCGGCGGGAAGACTTATTCTCAAAGGAAATACGCTAGAAGGAAAGGTTGATGTCTCTTATTTCCAAAAAGGCGTTTACCATATTAAAGTGCTGTATGAAGGTCAGGAGATCATTAAAAAATTCATCAAGAAGTAA
- a CDS encoding DUF1801 domain-containing protein: MDLNTQIKDFIESQPQSKRRDVEILHTEIQKLLSGAKLWFFDGKDENAKIVANPQIGYGTQTMTYADGKQKEFYQIGLSTNTTGISVYIMGLEDKNYLPNVYGNLIGKAKVTGYCIKFKTLKDINKDVLMKAISLGMTGTDSR, from the coding sequence ATGGACCTGAACACGCAGATTAAGGATTTCATAGAAAGTCAGCCACAATCGAAACGCCGTGACGTGGAAATTCTGCACACAGAAATACAGAAGTTGTTATCTGGAGCGAAACTCTGGTTTTTTGACGGCAAGGATGAAAACGCCAAAATAGTGGCTAATCCACAGATTGGATACGGCACACAAACTATGACGTATGCAGACGGGAAACAGAAAGAATTTTACCAAATAGGCCTCAGCACCAATACCACCGGAATTTCGGTTTATATAATGGGCTTAGAAGATAAAAATTACCTCCCCAATGTTTATGGCAACCTAATAGGAAAAGCAAAGGTCACCGGCTACTGCATCAAATTTAAAACGCTTAAAGACATCAATAAAGATGTGCTGATGAAGGCCATAAGCTTGGGCATGACCGGAACTGATTCCAGATAA
- a CDS encoding amidohydrolase family protein — translation MKITCLSAFLLLNMVQMKAQKVFDTHIHGDRDIKIQTSKLRKAGVYKAAVSTSWAAQENYKNNDSIQILKGLMLPCPNGKVPYSLQKCYESGQDFPDPGWVEQQIRENRIHFIGEVLSQYYGIAPSDKTLYPYYALAQKYGLPVGIHSGLAGPNHGSPHFKVSLGNPMLLEPMLQDFPNLNVWIMHAGAPFMDDTIAIMTYYRNLYADLSAVSNPDLFPTEDFRYIMKRLINAGLGDRLMFGSDNGDIEKCLASIKALDFLSQEQKDAVLYKNAERFFQNPGQNKR, via the coding sequence ATGAAAATCACCTGTTTAAGTGCTTTCCTACTGCTTAATATGGTGCAAATGAAGGCCCAGAAAGTTTTTGACACCCATATTCATGGCGACAGAGACATTAAGATTCAGACCTCAAAGTTAAGGAAGGCGGGAGTTTATAAGGCGGCAGTCAGCACGTCGTGGGCCGCGCAGGAAAATTATAAAAACAACGACAGCATCCAGATCTTAAAAGGTTTGATGCTTCCCTGCCCAAACGGCAAAGTGCCCTACAGCCTCCAGAAATGCTATGAAAGCGGTCAGGATTTTCCGGATCCCGGTTGGGTGGAGCAGCAGATCAGGGAAAACAGGATTCACTTTATAGGTGAGGTATTAAGTCAGTATTACGGAATTGCGCCATCAGACAAAACGCTCTACCCCTACTATGCCCTGGCACAGAAATACGGCCTTCCCGTTGGGATCCATTCCGGTCTGGCCGGTCCCAATCATGGAAGTCCGCACTTCAAAGTAAGCCTTGGTAATCCTATGCTGCTGGAACCTATGCTGCAGGATTTCCCCAACCTGAACGTCTGGATCATGCACGCCGGCGCCCCTTTTATGGATGATACCATTGCCATCATGACTTATTACCGCAACCTTTATGCGGACCTTTCGGCTGTTTCAAATCCGGATCTGTTTCCAACTGAAGACTTCCGTTATATAATGAAAAGACTGATCAATGCGGGACTTGGAGACCGCCTGATGTTCGGGTCGGATAATGGTGACATTGAGAAATGTCTGGCCAGTATTAAAGCCCTGGATTTTCTTTCCCAGGAACAGAAAGATGCTGTTCTTTACAAAAACGCCGAAAGATTTTTTCAAAATCCCGGACAGAATAAACGATAA
- a CDS encoding ATP-grasp domain-containing protein — MIAKYREQFNREFNAEKYNQVIESLAEKGGIKPPFRVSESPVFLTEEFRSKLQLACDSIITQIKNMSEAELGKAVPEQYHVPSDTAQPHFFTIDFGICQNSQGDVEPQLIELQAFPTLYGFQRELQNTLCEVYPFLNELKPEMTDEEYYSELSKLLIGGENPENVVLLEIHPHEQKTNIDFYITEKKLGIRPVCLTEVKKKGRELFYEKDGRLVQIKRIYNRVIFDELDRMENLVTEFDFRDDVDVKWITHPNWFFKISKFLLPKLNHEYAPKSYFLNDYPGTENLSDFVLKPLFSFAGAGVNLNPTPEILTEITDPENYILQRKVNYAPLFKDINGDFAKAEIRLLYIWHEGEDRPQLMEHLVRMTKADMVNVDFNKKDAIWIGASTAFFGEA, encoded by the coding sequence ATGATCGCAAAATACAGAGAACAGTTCAACAGGGAATTCAATGCGGAAAAATACAATCAGGTTATAGAAAGTCTTGCAGAAAAAGGCGGCATAAAACCTCCGTTCCGGGTTTCCGAGAGTCCCGTTTTCCTGACGGAAGAATTCCGGTCTAAACTGCAGTTGGCGTGCGACAGTATTATCACGCAGATTAAAAATATGTCTGAAGCCGAACTAGGCAAAGCTGTTCCTGAACAGTATCACGTACCTAGCGATACCGCTCAGCCGCATTTTTTCACCATTGACTTTGGTATCTGCCAAAATAGTCAGGGCGACGTGGAGCCACAGCTTATCGAACTTCAGGCCTTCCCTACCCTTTATGGTTTCCAGCGCGAACTGCAGAACACGCTTTGTGAAGTCTATCCATTCCTGAATGAATTAAAACCCGAAATGACTGATGAGGAGTATTACAGCGAACTCAGTAAACTGTTAATTGGAGGTGAAAATCCTGAGAACGTGGTCCTGCTGGAAATCCACCCGCATGAGCAGAAAACCAATATCGATTTTTACATCACCGAAAAAAAGCTGGGCATCAGGCCCGTGTGCCTTACTGAAGTAAAGAAAAAAGGCCGCGAACTGTTTTACGAAAAAGACGGGCGGCTTGTTCAGATTAAGCGGATTTATAACCGTGTAATCTTCGACGAACTGGACCGTATGGAAAATTTGGTTACTGAATTTGACTTCCGTGATGATGTTGATGTAAAATGGATTACCCACCCCAACTGGTTCTTTAAGATTTCTAAGTTCCTGCTGCCAAAACTCAACCACGAATACGCACCCAAAAGCTACTTCCTGAATGATTACCCGGGAACCGAAAACCTTTCAGACTTTGTACTGAAGCCGCTCTTTTCATTTGCCGGCGCCGGAGTTAACCTGAACCCCACACCGGAAATCCTTACTGAAATCACCGACCCGGAGAATTACATACTACAGCGAAAGGTAAATTATGCACCCCTTTTCAAAGACATCAACGGCGATTTTGCCAAAGCCGAAATCCGCCTGCTTTACATCTGGCACGAAGGCGAAGACCGCCCCCAACTTATGGAGCACCTGGTGCGCATGACCAAAGCCGATATGGTAAACGTAGATTTCAATAAAAAAGACGCTATCTGGATTGGCGCGAGCACGGCGTTTTTTGGAGAAGCATAA
- a CDS encoding type 1 glutamine amidotransferase has translation MKKIRLALLDMNNNHANQGMRNIKEIADTFKQNSDEDVEIEVFDVRYNNEMPRVQDFDIFISSGGPGDPYRQGHAWEQPYADFLNEVWDHNKNNTERKFLFLICHSFQLASIHWKLGNICKRKSYSFGVMPIHKNYQGEEDFLLKGLPEPFYGVDSRAYQFIEPNLRKMEELGMRIVALEKVRPHIHLERAVMAIRFSDEIFGTQFHPEADPEGMIKSLEIAQNREAMIESYGMEKYLETVDRMNDPDKILLTQAQILPRFLQHAAREIVRDLTPA, from the coding sequence ATGAAAAAGATAAGACTGGCCCTGCTAGACATGAATAACAACCACGCAAACCAGGGAATGCGGAATATTAAAGAGATTGCCGACACTTTCAAACAGAACTCAGATGAAGATGTAGAAATTGAGGTTTTTGATGTCCGCTATAACAATGAGATGCCGCGGGTACAGGATTTCGACATCTTTATCTCCTCCGGTGGGCCGGGCGATCCGTACAGGCAAGGACATGCCTGGGAACAGCCTTATGCAGATTTTCTGAACGAAGTTTGGGACCACAATAAAAACAATACAGAGCGCAAATTCCTTTTTCTGATCTGCCACTCTTTCCAGTTGGCCAGTATTCACTGGAAGCTTGGTAATATCTGTAAGCGAAAATCCTATTCTTTCGGGGTGATGCCAATTCATAAAAATTATCAGGGTGAAGAGGATTTCCTGCTGAAAGGACTCCCGGAACCTTTCTATGGAGTGGACAGCCGCGCTTATCAGTTTATAGAACCCAACCTCCGCAAAATGGAAGAGTTAGGAATGAGGATTGTGGCCCTGGAGAAAGTGCGGCCGCACATCCATCTGGAACGTGCCGTAATGGCCATCCGCTTTTCTGATGAGATTTTCGGAACGCAGTTTCATCCCGAAGCAGATCCTGAAGGAATGATTAAAAGTCTGGAAATAGCCCAGAACCGCGAGGCCATGATTGAAAGTTACGGTATGGAAAAGTACCTGGAAACTGTGGACCGCATGAACGATCCCGATAAAATCCTGCTCACCCAGGCCCAGATTTTGCCGCGGTTTCTGCAGCATGCTGCCAGGGAAATCGTTCGCGACCTCACTCCTGCGTAA